A region of the Elusimicrobiaceae bacterium genome:
AATCCTTATCTCGCTACACATACTTTAGCAAAAGATTTGGACCCACTATATATGCAAGATGGGGGCATTTTTATTCAGTCGTACAAAAATATGAAAGAAAATTCGTATTTTTTTGGAAAGAAGCCCTATTTGTTTGAAATACCCAAAGATGAATTTTTAGACATCAATACCAACAGGGATTATTTGCTCGCCAAAATGATTATAGAGAATATTTAATCGGATTGGATACGGCTAATTGTGGTCATTATGCCGGAGATAAGAATACGTATTTTGTGGATCAGATGATGGCCGGGTATCACCAATTTAAAGAGTATGCCCGTATTTATTATCCGGATGTGTATATTGTTTCGGTCAATCCGGTGAGTTTAAGAGGTTTGTTTGAAGACGTTTACACAAAAGATTTTTTAGATGCTCATCCGGAAATAGAAAAAGAAAATTTAAAAATATTATAAACATTAAAAAAGGAAAATATATGTCAAAATTAGAAGCAATTTCTCCTATTTTTAAGAATGCTCCCTTTGTATTTGGTATGAGCAGTAGTAATCAATATGTCCCGTACTTGTCAGTTTATCTCAAATCTATTATAGATAATGCAAAAGAGAAAAATTATTACGATATTGTAGTTTTTGAGAGTGATATTTCCGATGAAAATAAGGAAAAGTTGAAGTCTCTTGCAACCTCAAAAAATATTTCTATTCGTTTTTATAATTTGCAAAAAACATTTGATACTAAGTTGCACATAGCTGCTTCTTATTTTGCTCCACAATGTTATTATCGCTTAGCGTGTGGAGAAGTTTTTAGAAAATATAAGAGAGCTTTGTTTACGGATATAGATTTGGTTTGCATTCAAGATCTTTTTCAAGTTTTTAATGTAGATATAGGAGATGCCCCTATTGCTGCCTGCGAAGAGGTGCTTTGGGCTGAAGAAAATAGAAAAGAGAAAGTTTATGGAGATTGGAGCGTTTCTGAGTATTTAAAAAAACTAGGTTCTCCTAGTATATACTATAATACTGGCTTAATTCTTATTAATCCAGAAAAATTTAATCAAATAGCCCCTTTCTCATTATTGTTAGAAGAGTCTAAAAAGGAACGATTTATTTGTCAGGAACAAGATGTTTTAAACAAAGTGTTTAAAGATAAATTTTTTACTTTATCTTTAAAATATAATTTCGAGATCATTAACACTATTTTTAACGGAAAAAATAAAACATTTCAAGATTATTCGGAAAAGATAGACTCTGCAGTGATGTATCATTTTTTAGCTGCTAAAAAAGTATGGTTTTATCCTGGTTTACCAAAAGGATATGTGTGGTGGTCGTATGCTAGAAAAACACCTTTTTATGATAAAATTTTTGCTGATCTTATTGAAAGGCAAAAACCACTTGCTTTTAAAGAGGAAATGAAACTTAAAATAAAATATAATCGGTATCGTTTTCTTTCTCTTGTTTCTTTTGGAAAAAGAAAAATGAGATATCATGAAAAAGCCAATTTTATTGAAGAAGAGTTTTTTCCTAAAAAAAAGGTTGAAATCAGAGAAATGGAAAATGTTTGCGATTTTTTAGAGCCCGCTTTCTCTGAAAACAAAGTGGCAATTGCAATGAGTTGTTCTAATGAATATGCACCTTATTTATCAGTTTGTTTGGAATCTATTAAAATTAATTCTTCCTCTCAAAAAAAATACGATATTGTAGTGTTTGAACGTTCCATTACGCAAGATAACAAAAAGAAACTCTTAGCACAAATTCAAGGGTTGGGAAATTTTTCGCTTCGCTTTGTGAATCCAACGGCTTTGTTAAAAGAATATAACCTTACTTATCCAGCTAATTATGCTTTGGAGTGCTTTTTTCGGTTGACATCTCCGTTGATACTGAAAAATTATTCCAAAATTATTTTTACGGATGTAGATTTAGTTTTACAAGCAGATATCAGTGTTTTAGCAAACGAAGATTTGCAAGGATATCCTTTCGGCGCTTGTAAAGATTTAATGTGGGGAGCTTTCTTAAATTGTCAAGAAAGTGACTGGGCGCAATATGCCCAAGAAGTTCTACATTTAAAAGAACCTTTCCGTTATTATAATACAGGTGTTTTATTGCTGGATGTAAAAACTTTTAATGAAAAAGAATACTCTAAGAAAATGTTGGAATTTGTCAGTAAAAATAAATTTAGAATTTTGGAACAAGACGGTTTAAATGCATTTTTTCAGACGGGAATTAAATATCTTGATACTGCTTGGAACGTGCCGACTTCGGGTGGTATATATAAGCATTTGGTTTCTCTCATGCCGTCTGAATTTTTTGAGCAGTATTTAAAGGATAAGAGCAATCCATTTATTATACATTTTGCTGGAGAAAGTAAGCCTTGGTTCTCTCCTAAAGATGATATGGCAGATCTCTGGTGGAATTATGCAAAAAAAACACCTTTTTATGAAGATCTAATGTTGAGTTTGCAAGAACACCAAAGAGATCTTTCTGGTGGAGAAAAAGTTGTTTTTTATTTCAAATATCGTTTATATAAGATTTTAAGCATGCTGACGTCTTCTGAGAAAAAAAGTATATATAAGACAAAAGCGCAAGAATATAAGCGGAAACTTAAAATTAAAAAGAAATAATGAGTGTTTTAAACATCAAAATCCTAATTGTACATCGGGAATTACGCGGCGTGGTTAAAAATAGCATTTTATGCCCCATTCAAACGGGGTGTGCCCATGCTGCGGTTCTCTTGCCGGATATGCTGCGTGATAATGAAGGCGAGAATATTTCTAAAGATAATCCGCGCTATTGCGAATTGACGGCGCATTATTGGGCATGGAAAAATCAGGATAAATTGGAAAATCCCGATTATGTGGGTTTAATGCATAATCGTCGACATTTTGTTTTTGATGAAAATATTCCTATTCCATCTACCAAAGCAACGTGGATGCCAGATTCTCCTTTTTATATTTATCCTCCTATTACAAGTGATTATCTAAAACATGTGTCCGAAGATAAAATTAAGCCCTACTTTCCGCAGTACGATTGTATGGTGATCAAAGGATATCAGGAGCCTAAAATTTCTTTTGGCAAAAGGATTACCAGAAGTTTTGGTTTAGAAAATCCGGAAATTTTTGATGTTTTTGCAAATGTTCTGCGCGAAAAATACCCTTCTTATTCTTCCGAATTAAATGAATTTTGGCAAGGGGATAAACAGTATCTTTGCAATATGTTTGTGATGAAAAAAGAATTGTTTGATGAGTACTCTTCTTTTTTGTTTGGCGTGTTGGGCGAAGTGGATAAAAGGGTGGATTCGGCTCGTTTTACAGGATCCAAACTTCGCTTTTTAGGCTATTTGGGGGAATATTTACTGACGATATTTATAATGAAATTGAAGAAAAATTCTTCCATTAAAATAATAGAAGTAAATGGTGCTTATTTTGAGGAAAAATATAATTCCAAAGAACAAGGGAAACTATGCCGGTATGCCCTGTTAAGCCTGTTGCCTTTTGGAAACAGAAGAAAAGTGTATCTTCAAAAGTATGAACTGTTAAAAGCCAAACTTCATGTACTTAAGACATTCCGGTATTAATACAAAATTTTATGACTATCAAAAATATTCTTCTTTTTTTGTTTTGTATTGTAGTTGGAGGCTTAATTAGCCTTTGGCTGGGGCAAGATATTGGCTTTGATATCAATAACTATCACCTATATATTCCCTATGCTTTTTTGCATGGCAGACTGTTTACCGATATTATAGCGGCAGGACCTGTGCATACTTTCTTTAATCCTTTGCCGGACATTCCTTTCTTTTTATTATTTTATTACTTAAATGATTGGCCTAAAGTGACCGGTTTTTTGTTGGGGGGATATTACGGCATTTTCTTGTTTGCCTTGTTTAAATGGGTTCCGTTGGTACTACAGGGCAACCGTTGTCAGGATAAATGCTTGCAATGGATAACGGTTTTTTTTGCAGCTACCGGCATGGCTGCTTTCTTGCAGGTGGGGCATTCAAGCAATGAAGAACTGATGGGATTTTTGGCAGTATTAGCGGCTTATTTGATTTTTCGCGGAACAGATGAGAAATTACATTTTAATTTGAAAAATATTTTATGGGCGGCTTTTTGGGCTTCACTTGCCACAGGTCTTAAACACACTGCCGCACCGGCTGCTATCGGGATAGGAACGGCTTGTTTGTTCTTACTGATTAAAAATAAATCTTCCTACAAGCAATACTTTTATGTGATAGGAGCGGCGTTGGGTGGATTTTTATTAACAGATGGATATTTCTTGTGGGAAAAGTACGATAAACTGCAAAATCCTCTTTTTCCTTTTTTTAATCATATTTTTCATTCTCCTTTTTATCCGAATGAGGCACTAGCTAACAGTTCATATGTACCTGACGGTTGGAAAGAATGGTTGTTTTTGCCTTTTTTGAGAGTGACATGGTTTAATAATTGGGACTATGTGGTAGACTTTCGGTTAATATTGGGGTTAACCTCAGTTGTTTTGCTGATTATAGGCGGTTTGTTTTATATTAAAAAACGCCCCCTCTCTAAAACATATGCTTTACTTCTTTGTTTTTTTATCGGGACATATGTTCCTTGGGTTATCTTGTTTGGGAATTTGCGCTACGGGATTTTTTTAGAGGTTTTATCCTCGCTATTGTTTGTTTTTCTTTTGCGTCGATTTTTATCTGCTAAGTTTGTGTGTGTGATAGTAGTAGGTATTTTGTTTTTGTCGGCTTTTACTCCATTTCCCCGATTTCCTAGAACACCCTATAAACACAAAAATATCTTGTTTTCTCAATCTGTTTCGATGGAAAAAAACAGTTTGGTGGTGGTGGTGGGGCACATCTCATTTGTTATTCCTTTTCTTGATCCTAGTGCCAAATATATAGGTGGAGTGATTTTGACTAAAGAGTTTTTAGATACTGATCAGGGGACACTGAACTATGTATGTCCACTGCAATATTTAGATTATCAACATTTTTTTAATCCGCGCATATATGAAACTATCCAAAACCATCAAGGTGCTATTTATATATTGATGCCCTCTTTAAGTTGGTTGATGAGCGAGCCTTTTTGGAAAACATACGGTCTGACGCCGCCTACATCATGCCAATTACTACAGACAAACATTAGACCTAACAGAATTTATCCGGGTGATATCGCTTTGTGTAGGGTGGAAAAAATTGTTAAGAACTAAAACTATTTTTTTCGTTTTAATAAGTTCTTTCGTTTTTGAAATCTTTTAATATATCGAGGGTCTATTTGTCGGATTTGTTTTTCCATAAATTTTGTAGATCGGTGAAAAGGGAAAAAGGGCATCACCACATCGGCTCCCGCTGCTAAAGCCTGGTTCATACGCTCTCCTACAGTATTAGAATTAGGACCGCCTGCTGCCGCCATATTAAGTGCGTCTGTAATAATAAGTCCTTTAAACTCCAACGATTCTTTAGCAAATTTATAAAAAGCAGGAGAAAAAGTGGATATATTGTGTTTATCAATTGAAATAAAAAACATGTGGGAAGGCATTAAACAACCATACTGGCGGGCTTTTTCAAAGGCGAATACAGAATTTTTTTGAATGGTTTTTATATCATCATGTACAGCGGGAGATATAAAATGCGGATCTGCAAATGTGACAACTCCGGGAAAATGTTTATAACAAGGTGTCGCCCCTCCTTTGTCTAATCCTTCGGCAAACGCATCTGCTAAGGCTTTAGTAATTTTAGGGTCAGTGGAATAATATCGGTTTCGCACCGGAATATTTTCAGTATATGGCACATCAGCTGTTGGAGCAAAAGCCACATCTATGCTTAGTTTTTTTAATAGTTTTCCTGTTCGTTCTCCTTCCAGTTTCGCTTGTAAAATAGCGTGCTCTAAATTTTGCTTTGCCAAATCCCCGTATTTTTGAGCAGCAGGGCTTTGAAAGTCGGGTTCGAAGTTTTTTAAACGATTTACCGGTCCTCCTTCTTGATCTAAAAAGAAAAGAAAGTCGTTTCTTTTCAACACTTCTTCCAGTTCCTTTCTAAGTTGGGGTGGATGCATGCCCTGATGCAAAGGAACGCTAAGTAAAAATCCATAAGGATTAATCCGTTTGAAAAACTCTTTGCTATCATCGGTTAAAGGATATTGATTGATTAGTAAAATTACAGGCATTACATCTTGCTTCGGTGCTTTAAAAGAAAAACAAGCCCACACAAGAATCACCGGTAGCATCAGTGCTAGGAAAAATTTAATTTTTTTCATTTAATTTTAGTCAAACAAACGACCGTTTCATAGGAAACGGTCGTTATTTAGGAATATTATTTTTATTCTCACCATCCGCAAGCGGTTGCTCCGCCACATCCATATGCTCCGCAGGCGTCTAAAGCCCCACAACCAGTCAGCCCGCACGCACCTGCTCCTCCACAATAGGTATCTTCGACCGCCGGACAAGTAGAAAGCGTTCCTACGGACCCTGCCCCTCCGGCGTTACTACAAATATAGCCTGATATGGAGTTGTAACCCTTTTCCGTACAAGTTGCTGTTTGTGCAGAGCCTTCGTCACGATAGCATTCATACTGAAGCTCGCCAGCATATCCGCTTTGACTACAATCAGACTTCACATAAATATAAGACTGTCCCATGTAAGTTTCAGACTTCAACGTCCCTATACACTTAAATGTAGAGCATACATAGTCTTGAAAAGTTCCCCGCCAGCAATCAACATTTCTGTCGTAGCAAGTATAAGAGTTGGGAGAGCTATAATAAGAACACTCCGTGTCGGAGACAGATGTGGAGGCGGAACTTGGAACACAACCAATTCTCCCTGAACTTTCTGCGCAGTATTCATATGCCTTCGCTACACTGTCACATCTTCCTAGATTAATGCTAGATCCACTGGTTTCTATTTTTCTACCACACGAGTATCCACACGTCTTAACATGTTTAGGCAAATAAACCCCAGAACTTAATACAATAAAAGTTGCTTTTGTTGGAGTACCACTGCCACCACCGCCGCCACCGCTGCTGCAACGACTACAATCGGATGTATTCCAGACCTCTTTCCATGCTCTTTGTTCGCCGGTGCCTTGACATTGCCACTGTGTTTTGGCTGTTCCACTACAATACTTACTGTCATATGAGCTGCAAGCTTTTGTTTGTGTTGTTGTGGGTTGTGTTTGGCAATTTCCTACCCATTCTTCATGCCATTTTCCATCTCGGCAACTGATGACGGTAGTTTCTGTTCCGCATCCTTCGATGCAATTTCTTGTAGAAACGGCTGGTTTTTCTTCTGGAGGACAACCCGCCGGTGGTGGTGGATTTAAATCAGGAGGAACAACTTCAGATGCGCATTCATAGCCTACTTCAATCTCTCCTAAATCTTTGCATAAAGGATAGTCTTTATTTAGTTTTTCGCATTCCTCTCCTTCACAACAGATGCGTCCGTCCCTGTAAGAGGGGATGCTTAAAGTGTAGTTGTATTTGCCTTTGCTGGAAGCCAAAATACCCACACCGCCATCTATTTGTGAATAAGAATAATTCTTAGACTCTGTTTGAGGAATAATATCCTTTAATTCAGCTAAATCAGCTAAATAAGGTTTGTCTAATAAACAGCGTTTTTCCTGTTCGGTACGTACGGCAGCCATCAATTCTTCTGCTTCCGTTGTTTTTTGTGTTTCCAATACTTTGCTAAACTTCGGTACGGCGACGGCAGCCAAAACACCCAGCACCATGACCACGAT
Encoded here:
- a CDS encoding glycosyltransferase family 8 protein, whose translation is MSKLEAISPIFKNAPFVFGMSSSNQYVPYLSVYLKSIIDNAKEKNYYDIVVFESDISDENKEKLKSLATSKNISIRFYNLQKTFDTKLHIAASYFAPQCYYRLACGEVFRKYKRALFTDIDLVCIQDLFQVFNVDIGDAPIAACEEVLWAEENRKEKVYGDWSVSEYLKKLGSPSIYYNTGLILINPEKFNQIAPFSLLLEESKKERFICQEQDVLNKVFKDKFFTLSLKYNFEIINTIFNGKNKTFQDYSEKIDSAVMYHFLAAKKVWFYPGLPKGYVWWSYARKTPFYDKIFADLIERQKPLAFKEEMKLKIKYNRYRFLSLVSFGKRKMRYHEKANFIEEEFFPKKKVEIREMENVCDFLEPAFSENKVAIAMSCSNEYAPYLSVCLESIKINSSSQKKYDIVVFERSITQDNKKKLLAQIQGLGNFSLRFVNPTALLKEYNLTYPANYALECFFRLTSPLILKNYSKIIFTDVDLVLQADISVLANEDLQGYPFGACKDLMWGAFLNCQESDWAQYAQEVLHLKEPFRYYNTGVLLLDVKTFNEKEYSKKMLEFVSKNKFRILEQDGLNAFFQTGIKYLDTAWNVPTSGGIYKHLVSLMPSEFFEQYLKDKSNPFIIHFAGESKPWFSPKDDMADLWWNYAKKTPFYEDLMLSLQEHQRDLSGGEKVVFYFKYRLYKILSMLTSSEKKSIYKTKAQEYKRKLKIKKK
- a CDS encoding DUF4422 domain-containing protein, with product MSVLNIKILIVHRELRGVVKNSILCPIQTGCAHAAVLLPDMLRDNEGENISKDNPRYCELTAHYWAWKNQDKLENPDYVGLMHNRRHFVFDENIPIPSTKATWMPDSPFYIYPPITSDYLKHVSEDKIKPYFPQYDCMVIKGYQEPKISFGKRITRSFGLENPEIFDVFANVLREKYPSYSSELNEFWQGDKQYLCNMFVMKKELFDEYSSFLFGVLGEVDKRVDSARFTGSKLRFLGYLGEYLLTIFIMKLKKNSSIKIIEVNGAYFEEKYNSKEQGKLCRYALLSLLPFGNRRKVYLQKYELLKAKLHVLKTFRY
- a CDS encoding glycoside hydrolase family 3 protein, which produces MKKIKFFLALMLPVILVWACFSFKAPKQDVMPVILLINQYPLTDDSKEFFKRINPYGFLLSVPLHQGMHPPQLRKELEEVLKRNDFLFFLDQEGGPVNRLKNFEPDFQSPAAQKYGDLAKQNLEHAILQAKLEGERTGKLLKKLSIDVAFAPTADVPYTENIPVRNRYYSTDPKITKALADAFAEGLDKGGATPCYKHFPGVVTFADPHFISPAVHDDIKTIQKNSVFAFEKARQYGCLMPSHMFFISIDKHNISTFSPAFYKFAKESLEFKGLIITDALNMAAAGGPNSNTVGERMNQALAAGADVVMPFFPFHRSTKFMEKQIRQIDPRYIKRFQKRKNLLKRKK
- a CDS encoding prepilin-type N-terminal cleavage/methylation domain-containing protein, with translation MKLKKKKAFTLTELLIVVMVLGVLAAVAVPKFSKVLETQKTTEAEELMAAVRTEQEKRCLLDKPYLADLAELKDIIPQTESKNYSYSQIDGGVGILASSKGKYNYTLSIPSYRDGRICCEGEECEKLNKDYPLCKDLGEIEVGYECASEVVPPDLNPPPPAGCPPEEKPAVSTRNCIEGCGTETTVISCRDGKWHEEWVGNCQTQPTTTQTKACSSYDSKYCSGTAKTQWQCQGTGEQRAWKEVWNTSDCSRCSSGGGGGGSGTPTKATFIVLSSGVYLPKHVKTCGYSCGRKIETSGSSINLGRCDSVAKAYEYCAESSGRIGCVPSSASTSVSDTECSYYSSPNSYTCYDRNVDCWRGTFQDYVCSTFKCIGTLKSETYMGQSYIYVKSDCSQSGYAGELQYECYRDEGSAQTATCTEKGYNSISGYICSNAGGAGSVGTLSTCPAVEDTYCGGAGACGLTGCGALDACGAYGCGGATACGW